In Nitrospinota bacterium, one genomic interval encodes:
- a CDS encoding nucleotidyltransferase domain-containing protein translates to MDAQLEEIVSRISGAIHPEKIILFGSRARGGARPDSDYDLLIVYDGPLSKRDVKITVRRLFSLPGFSMDLFVISSDEFERQKKVVSTVGRVAFLEGVLCHGR, encoded by the coding sequence ATGGACGCTCAGTTGGAAGAAATCGTTTCCCGGATTAGCGGAGCCATTCACCCGGAAAAGATAATTCTTTTTGGTTCACGGGCGCGCGGTGGCGCGAGACCGGACAGTGATTATGATCTGCTGATAGTTTATGACGGCCCTCTCTCCAAAAGAGATGTGAAAATCACCGTTCGCCGACTTTTTTCTTTACCGGGCTTTTCGATGGATTTGTTTGTAATTTCTTCAGATGAATTCGAGCGTCAAAAGAAAGTAGTTTCCACCGTGGGTAGAGTGGCATTTCTTGAAGGCGTGCTATGCCATGGACGATAA
- the dnaK gene encoding molecular chaperone DnaK: protein MGKIIGIDLGTTNSVVAVMEGGQPKVIVNEEGARTTPSVVAFAKDGEILVGQVAKRQSVTNPHNTVYSIKRFMGRKFNEVREEMKMVPYKVVEGPNGDVRIDISGKLYSPPEISAKVLEKLKKAAEAYLGEPVTEAVITVPAYFNDAQKQATKDAGRIAGLDVKRIINEPTAAALAYGMDKTKDHMVAVYDLGGGTFDISVIEVGDNVVEVKATNGDTHLGGDNFDQRIIDWLAAEFKKDQGIDLSKDAMAVQRLKEAAEKAKMELSTLAETEINLPFITADASGPKHLSMKLTRSRFEAMIDDYLQRSFGPVKQAMGDSGLKPEEIREAILVGGSTRIPKVQEMVKNYYGKEPHKGVNPDEVVALGAAVQAGVLGGEVKDILLLDVTPLSLGIETLGGVMTRLIERNTTIPTRKSEVFSTAAEGQTSVEIHVLQGEREMAAGNRTLGRFHLDGIPAAPRGVPQIEVTFDIDANGIAHVSAKDKGTGKEQKITVTSSSGLNEDEIKNMVKDAEANREEDKKKREAADARNLADSLVYQTEKTLAENKDKVPADLVSGVEAELAATKKTMEGDDTAAIKGAAEKLRHASHKMAEAIYAAAGAAGGPQGGPQEPAGGAGPGGAADGQGNVVDAEFEDLKK, encoded by the coding sequence ATGGGCAAGATTATAGGTATCGACCTGGGAACCACCAACTCCGTCGTAGCGGTAATGGAAGGTGGCCAGCCCAAGGTCATCGTGAACGAAGAAGGGGCGCGCACCACGCCGTCGGTGGTCGCTTTCGCCAAAGACGGGGAAATCCTCGTCGGCCAGGTGGCCAAGCGCCAGTCGGTAACCAACCCGCATAACACCGTTTATTCCATCAAGCGCTTCATGGGCCGCAAGTTCAACGAAGTGCGCGAAGAGATGAAAATGGTTCCCTACAAAGTCGTCGAGGGACCGAACGGCGACGTCCGCATCGACATAAGCGGCAAGCTCTACAGCCCGCCGGAAATCTCGGCCAAGGTTTTGGAGAAGCTGAAAAAAGCGGCCGAAGCCTATCTGGGCGAGCCGGTCACCGAAGCGGTCATCACCGTGCCGGCTTACTTCAACGACGCGCAGAAGCAGGCCACCAAAGACGCCGGGCGCATCGCCGGCCTCGACGTGAAGCGGATCATCAACGAACCGACCGCCGCGGCCCTTGCCTACGGCATGGACAAGACCAAAGACCACATGGTGGCGGTGTACGACCTCGGCGGCGGCACCTTCGACATCTCCGTGATTGAAGTGGGCGACAACGTGGTGGAAGTGAAAGCGACCAACGGCGACACCCATTTGGGCGGCGACAACTTCGACCAGCGGATCATCGACTGGCTGGCCGCCGAATTCAAGAAAGACCAGGGGATCGACCTCAGCAAGGACGCGATGGCGGTGCAACGCCTGAAAGAGGCGGCGGAAAAAGCGAAGATGGAGCTATCCACCCTGGCCGAGACCGAGATCAACCTGCCGTTCATCACCGCCGACGCCAGCGGCCCCAAGCACCTGAGCATGAAGCTCACCCGCAGCCGCTTCGAGGCGATGATAGACGACTACCTGCAAAGAAGCTTCGGGCCGGTGAAACAGGCGATGGGCGACTCCGGGCTGAAACCGGAGGAAATCAGGGAAGCGATCCTCGTCGGCGGTTCCACCCGCATCCCGAAGGTGCAGGAGATGGTGAAGAACTACTACGGCAAGGAGCCGCATAAAGGGGTGAACCCGGACGAAGTGGTGGCGCTCGGCGCCGCCGTTCAGGCCGGCGTCTTGGGCGGCGAGGTGAAGGACATCCTGCTGCTCGACGTTACCCCGCTCTCGCTCGGCATCGAAACGCTCGGCGGCGTGATGACGCGCCTCATCGAACGCAACACCACGATCCCCACCCGCAAAAGCGAGGTCTTCTCGACGGCGGCGGAGGGGCAGACCTCGGTGGAAATCCATGTGCTGCAGGGGGAACGCGAAATGGCGGCGGGCAACCGCACGCTGGGACGCTTCCACCTCGACGGCATCCCGGCCGCGCCGCGCGGCGTGCCGCAGATAGAAGTGACCTTCGATATCGACGCCAACGGCATCGCGCATGTATCGGCGAAGGACAAGGGAACCGGCAAGGAACAGAAAATCACCGTCACCTCCTCCTCCGGCCTGAACGAGGACGAGATCAAGAACATGGTGAAGGACGCCGAAGCCAACCGCGAAGAGGACAAGAAAAAACGCGAGGCGGCCGATGCCCGCAACTTGGCCGATTCGCTGGTCTACCAGACCGAAAAGACGCTGGCCGAAAACAAGGATAAGGTTCCGGCCGACCTCGTTTCCGGCGTGGAGGCCGAACTGGCCGCCACAAAGAAGACGATGGAAGGAGATGACACCGCGGCGATCAAAGGCGCGGCGGAAAAGCTGCGCCACGCCAGCCACAAGATGGCCGAAGCCATCTACGCGGCGGCGGGGGCCGCGGGAGGCCCGCAGGGCGGACCGCAAGAGCCGGCGGGCGGCGCAGGTCCCGGCGGAGCCGCGGACGGACAGGGAAATGTGGTCGACGCCGAGTTCGAGGATTTGAAAAAGTAA
- the pabB gene encoding aminodeoxychorismate synthase component I: MVPIAKIRELLGGAGLFAAPRVTEAVFYDPVRYLASISKGEGDLLLSGGDDPEGKGRYSYAAARPLFICRMKGEQGMIIAGFNRHPFAGSPPDVIAALDALFGEYQKPEKDGRVFNGGLVWLFSYEMNRFYEPRLAGTPAPESGDFWCAFYPAVRVFDHKEKKAWDIVWRETAPPRIGCAVEEVAHLGHFECDEGFEGFAAKISKIKRYIEQGDVYQVNLSRRLVAEFHGSGLLLYSRLVRLAPSAMGAYIDGRGFKLLSVSPELFFSVRGGVIETAPIKGTAPRHADPALDAAAREALPASVKDRAENLMIVDLMRNDLSKVCAPGSVTVPEMFRVETLPNVHHLVSTVRGALRDGVRLPRLLAALWPGGSVTGAPKVRAMEIIAELETTPRGFYCGSVAACGMNGGIAASLLIRTLYCADGVGVFRTGGGIVADSDPAAEYAETEHKARIITGLARE, encoded by the coding sequence ATGGTGCCTATCGCCAAAATCAGGGAGCTGCTCGGCGGGGCGGGACTTTTCGCCGCGCCGCGCGTCACGGAAGCGGTGTTTTACGACCCCGTGCGGTACCTCGCTTCAATATCGAAGGGGGAGGGGGACTTGCTGCTGAGCGGCGGCGATGACCCGGAAGGGAAGGGGCGTTACTCATATGCGGCGGCGCGGCCGCTCTTCATCTGCCGCATGAAGGGGGAGCAGGGGATGATCATCGCCGGATTCAACCGGCATCCGTTCGCCGGATCGCCGCCCGATGTCATCGCCGCGCTCGACGCATTGTTCGGCGAATATCAAAAACCGGAAAAGGATGGCCGCGTTTTTAACGGCGGGCTGGTCTGGCTTTTCAGTTACGAGATGAACCGGTTCTACGAGCCGCGTCTCGCCGGAACGCCCGCGCCGGAGAGCGGCGATTTCTGGTGCGCCTTCTATCCTGCCGTCCGGGTGTTCGATCACAAGGAGAAAAAAGCGTGGGACATCGTCTGGCGCGAAACCGCGCCGCCCCGGATCGGCTGCGCCGTGGAGGAAGTGGCGCATTTGGGGCATTTTGAGTGCGATGAGGGATTTGAAGGATTTGCGGCAAAAATATCAAAAATAAAACGCTATATAGAACAAGGAGATGTCTACCAGGTTAATCTCTCCCGGCGGCTGGTGGCGGAGTTTCACGGCTCCGGTCTTTTGCTCTATTCGCGGCTGGTCCGCCTTGCTCCCAGCGCGATGGGAGCCTACATCGATGGCCGCGGTTTCAAGCTGCTCTCCGTTTCGCCGGAGCTTTTCTTTAGCGTCCGCGGCGGCGTGATTGAAACCGCGCCGATCAAGGGAACCGCCCCGCGCCACGCCGATCCCGCGCTGGATGCCGCCGCGCGCGAGGCGCTGCCGGCCTCCGTGAAAGACCGCGCGGAAAACCTGATGATCGTCGATCTCATGCGCAACGATCTGTCGAAGGTCTGTGCGCCGGGAAGCGTGACCGTGCCGGAGATGTTCCGCGTGGAAACGCTGCCGAATGTGCATCACCTCGTCAGCACCGTGCGCGGCGCGTTGCGCGATGGCGTGCGGTTGCCGCGCCTGCTGGCGGCGCTCTGGCCCGGCGGATCGGTGACCGGCGCGCCGAAAGTGCGCGCGATGGAGATTATCGCGGAACTGGAAACAACGCCGCGCGGCTTTTATTGCGGCAGCGTGGCGGCGTGCGGCATGAACGGCGGCATTGCCGCGTCGCTGCTGATCCGCACGCTGTACTGCGCGGACGGCGTGGGGGTGTTCCGCACGGGCGGCGGCATCGTGGCCGATTCCGACCCGGCGGCGGAATACGCCGAGACCGAACACAAGGCGCGCATTATCACCGGCCTGGCGCGGGAGTGA
- a CDS encoding HNH endonuclease, translating into MKNTKSKKDLFSIILSAIDAGGWKALIVEKNHPFFLKAIKRQGSEQDNLNLRIYIWNCTHGGGAARSKDEYRVQLTGVVPKDKEGETTLLLGWHDGYQVFAGFDITRHAGQSSASPSIQVKEHTLINAHQHSFSLYERSNGEIAVAFRPEYLIDYALNMAKFHGFKTGRPAEIELLNKVDDLKDDEIAAIKNKDRKEVITNIKRKYREYDFRNRVLSAYSHKCAMCGIQLKLIEAAHILPVSCKGSTDDTFNGVALCALHHLAYDNNLVSFDKKYRIRLSESRLQVLGKANLTGGIDAFTNNLLSAIHLPADRRDYPRPEIIEESNKLRAWEP; encoded by the coding sequence ATGAAAAACACCAAATCCAAGAAAGATTTATTTTCCATAATTCTTTCCGCCATCGATGCGGGAGGGTGGAAAGCCCTTATCGTCGAAAAAAATCATCCATTTTTTCTTAAAGCGATCAAGCGTCAAGGTTCTGAGCAAGATAATCTTAATTTGCGGATTTATATATGGAACTGTACCCATGGTGGCGGCGCAGCAAGGTCAAAGGATGAATATCGCGTTCAGTTAACGGGAGTGGTTCCAAAAGATAAGGAAGGAGAGACCACGCTTCTTTTAGGATGGCATGATGGTTATCAGGTTTTTGCCGGCTTTGACATAACCCGCCATGCTGGCCAAAGCTCAGCATCCCCTTCCATCCAAGTAAAAGAACATACCTTGATAAATGCCCACCAGCATTCCTTCTCCCTGTATGAAAGATCTAATGGCGAAATTGCTGTCGCGTTTAGGCCTGAATATTTAATTGATTACGCATTAAATATGGCGAAGTTCCATGGTTTTAAAACCGGTCGACCGGCAGAAATTGAATTGCTCAACAAAGTCGATGACCTTAAAGACGATGAAATAGCCGCTATCAAAAATAAAGACCGAAAAGAAGTAATCACTAACATCAAAAGAAAATACCGTGAATATGATTTTAGAAACAGGGTTCTAAGCGCATATAGTCACAAATGCGCGATGTGCGGCATTCAATTAAAGCTGATCGAAGCCGCTCACATCCTCCCCGTTTCATGCAAAGGAAGCACGGATGATACTTTTAATGGGGTTGCTTTATGCGCTCTTCATCACCTTGCCTATGACAATAATCTTGTTTCATTTGACAAGAAATATCGGATCCGTTTAAGCGAAAGCCGGTTGCAAGTATTAGGCAAAGCAAATTTGACCGGCGGCATTGATGCTTTTACAAATAACCTTCTTTCCGCTATTCATTTGCCCGCTGATAGAAGAGATTATCCCAGACCGGAAATTATTGAGGAAAGCAATAAGCTGAGGGCTTGGGAACCATAA
- a CDS encoding DUF4926 domain-containing protein has translation MKFPLYEQVALAVDVPEFNLKKGDIATLVETVPHPAGGENGCVLEVFNALGASIAVVTVPESHLEPLRADEVLTVRHMAKAI, from the coding sequence ATGAAATTTCCGCTCTATGAACAGGTGGCGTTAGCCGTGGACGTGCCGGAATTCAACCTGAAAAAAGGGGATATTGCCACCCTTGTGGAAACAGTCCCCCATCCTGCGGGAGGCGAGAACGGCTGTGTGCTGGAAGTATTCAACGCGCTGGGTGCTTCCATCGCGGTCGTCACGGTTCCAGAATCGCATTTGGAGCCATTGCGGGCGGATGAAGTATTGACCGTTCGCCACATGGCGAAAGCAATTTAG
- a CDS encoding site-specific DNA-methyltransferase has product MTKNNFLKTKGLEPFYATKYGYAFHDDVITFLENIKDNSVNLIITSPPFALKRKKEYGNEDEDKYVDWFLSFAPHLKRILKENGSFVLDLGGAYIPGFPVRSVYMFDLLVRLVKETGFYLAQEFYHYNPARLPAPAEWVNVRRVRVKDSVNVVWWLSKSQNPKADNKKVLKPYSESMKSLLKNGYKPKLRPSGHDISDKFSKDNGGAIPPNLLELANTDSNGQYQHLCRQHGIKAHPARFPSAFAEFFIRFLTDEGDLVFDPFGGSNTTGYAAEQMKRQWFICELSKEYLEGSKFRFIEEEKDSFGERKRRVNKAEILSPALLSLFK; this is encoded by the coding sequence ATGACGAAGAATAATTTCTTAAAAACAAAAGGGTTGGAACCATTTTACGCTACAAAATATGGCTATGCCTTTCATGATGATGTAATCACCTTTCTTGAAAATATAAAAGATAATTCCGTAAATTTAATTATTACTTCACCTCCATTCGCGCTAAAAAGAAAGAAGGAGTATGGCAATGAAGATGAGGATAAATATGTTGATTGGTTTCTTTCTTTTGCGCCCCATCTAAAAAGAATTTTGAAAGAAAACGGTTCTTTTGTTCTTGATCTTGGTGGAGCATATATACCCGGTTTTCCGGTACGTAGCGTTTATATGTTTGATTTGCTGGTTCGGCTGGTAAAGGAAACCGGGTTTTATCTGGCACAGGAATTTTATCATTACAATCCCGCCCGTCTGCCAGCACCGGCTGAGTGGGTTAATGTGCGAAGAGTTCGCGTAAAGGACTCCGTAAACGTTGTTTGGTGGCTTTCCAAATCACAAAATCCAAAGGCAGATAATAAAAAGGTGCTCAAGCCATACAGCGAAAGCATGAAAAGCTTGTTAAAGAATGGCTACAAGCCTAAATTACGGCCTAGCGGCCATGATATATCCGACAAATTTTCAAAAGATAATGGCGGCGCCATCCCGCCTAATTTGCTCGAATTGGCGAATACCGATTCAAATGGACAATATCAACATCTATGCCGTCAGCATGGCATAAAGGCCCATCCGGCCCGCTTCCCTTCCGCTTTTGCGGAGTTTTTTATCAGATTCCTCACTGATGAAGGAGATTTAGTTTTTGATCCGTTCGGTGGTTCCAATACCACTGGCTACGCAGCCGAGCAGATGAAAAGGCAGTGGTTTATTTGTGAGCTCTCCAAAGAGTATCTGGAGGGCAGCAAGTTCAGATTCATCGAAGAAGAGAAAGATAGTTTCGGTGAAAGAAAAAGGCGGGTTAACAAGGCGGAAATTCTTAGCCCGGCATTATTATCGTTATTTAAATGA
- a CDS encoding macro domain-containing protein — MKIGKSEIEIVEGDITLLDRDAIVNAANDQLILGGGVAGAIRQRGGPAIQQECNAIGGTFVGGAVITTGGNLKARHVIHAVGPRMGEGGEDEKLKNATLNSLKVADKNGLKSIAFPAISAGIFGFPMDRCAEIMLKTTTEYLEKEKTGLTLVTFCLYGPQAEAVFTETLRRISEKP, encoded by the coding sequence GTGAAGATCGGCAAAAGCGAAATTGAAATCGTCGAGGGGGACATCACGCTCCTCGACCGCGATGCCATCGTCAACGCCGCGAACGATCAACTGATACTCGGCGGCGGCGTTGCGGGGGCCATCCGCCAGCGCGGCGGACCCGCCATTCAACAAGAATGCAACGCCATCGGCGGCACGTTCGTGGGCGGCGCGGTTATCACCACCGGCGGCAACCTCAAGGCGCGGCACGTCATCCACGCCGTCGGCCCGCGCATGGGGGAAGGGGGCGAAGACGAAAAGCTGAAAAACGCCACGCTGAACAGCCTGAAAGTGGCGGATAAAAACGGCCTCAAAAGTATCGCTTTCCCCGCCATCAGCGCCGGCATTTTTGGTTTTCCGATGGATCGTTGCGCCGAAATAATGTTGAAAACCACAACGGAATATCTGGAAAAAGAAAAAACCGGGCTGACGCTGGTTACCTTCTGCCTTTACGGCCCGCAAGCCGAAGCCGTGTTCACCGAAACCCTGCGGCGGATTTCGGAAAAACCGTAA
- the moaC gene encoding cyclic pyranopterin monophosphate synthase MoaC codes for MASKKQLTHINSKGEAHMVDVSAKKPTRRRALAGAFIKMSAGTIAALKEKRVPKGDVFAAARVAGIMAAKKTADIIPLCHPLGLDACEVRFNWTDGGVEIFAEAGVFGVTGVEMEALTAVSVAALTIYDMCKSMDKRMKIGDICLLEKDGGKSGPFRR; via the coding sequence ATGGCATCAAAAAAACAGCTTACGCACATCAACAGCAAGGGGGAGGCGCACATGGTCGACGTCTCCGCGAAGAAACCGACGCGGCGCCGGGCGCTTGCGGGGGCGTTTATTAAAATGTCCGCCGGCACCATTGCCGCGCTGAAGGAAAAGCGCGTTCCCAAAGGTGATGTCTTCGCCGCGGCCCGCGTGGCCGGCATCATGGCGGCAAAGAAGACCGCCGATATTATTCCGCTGTGCCACCCGCTGGGGTTGGACGCGTGCGAGGTGCGGTTCAATTGGACCGATGGGGGCGTGGAGATTTTCGCCGAGGCTGGCGTGTTCGGCGTCACCGGGGTGGAGATGGAGGCGCTCACCGCCGTGTCGGTGGCGGCGCTCACTATTTACGATATGTGCAAGTCGATGGACAAGCGGATGAAGATCGGCGACATCTGCCTGCTGGAAAAAGACGGCGGCAAGAGCGGCCCCTTCAGGCGGTGA
- a CDS encoding branched-chain amino acid aminotransferase, with product MNITVTKAPASRRAQANLENPAFGEVFSDHMFLMEYRNGGWGEAKLLPFGPLPMLPSMSALHYGQIVFEGLKAFRQKNGAVALFRPEKFYGRFVRSCRRLAIPSMGREQFIGAVKAVVREDAGWVPHKRGHSLYLRPFVFASESFLGVRASREYTFMVIASPVGNYYKEGVKPVRLTTSADYIRAAKGGLGDVKTPANYAASLLAAEEARDEGFAQVIWLDAIERRYLEEVGAMNIFCVIGDELVTPPLEGTILPGVTRLSVLELAKAWGIKAVERRIAIDELFDAREKGRLGEVFGSGTAAVISPVGELRHGGKTLTVNGGNIGPLAQRLYDAITAIQYGEAEDTFGWMEKVV from the coding sequence ATGAACATCACGGTGACCAAAGCCCCCGCCAGCCGGCGCGCGCAGGCGAACCTTGAAAACCCGGCGTTCGGCGAAGTTTTTTCCGACCATATGTTTTTGATGGAATACCGCAACGGCGGCTGGGGAGAGGCGAAACTCCTCCCCTTCGGGCCGTTGCCGATGCTCCCCTCGATGAGCGCGCTCCACTACGGACAGATCGTATTCGAGGGCCTCAAGGCCTTCCGGCAAAAAAACGGCGCGGTGGCGCTCTTCCGCCCGGAAAAATTTTACGGGCGGTTCGTCCGCTCTTGCCGCCGCCTCGCCATTCCGTCCATGGGCCGCGAACAGTTCATCGGCGCCGTCAAGGCGGTGGTGCGCGAAGACGCCGGCTGGGTGCCGCACAAGCGGGGGCATTCGCTTTACCTGCGCCCCTTTGTGTTCGCTTCGGAGAGTTTTTTGGGGGTGCGCGCCTCGCGCGAATACACCTTCATGGTGATCGCCTCGCCGGTGGGGAATTACTACAAGGAAGGGGTGAAGCCGGTGCGGCTGACCACCAGCGCCGATTACATCCGCGCCGCCAAAGGGGGGCTGGGGGATGTGAAAACCCCCGCCAACTACGCCGCCTCGCTGCTGGCGGCCGAAGAGGCGCGCGATGAGGGTTTTGCGCAGGTGATTTGGCTGGATGCCATCGAGCGCCGCTACCTTGAAGAGGTGGGGGCGATGAATATTTTTTGCGTGATCGGCGACGAGTTGGTCACCCCGCCGCTGGAGGGAACCATCCTTCCCGGTGTTACGCGTCTCAGTGTGCTGGAGTTGGCGAAGGCGTGGGGCATCAAGGCGGTGGAGCGGCGCATCGCCATCGACGAACTTTTTGACGCGCGGGAAAAGGGGAGGCTGGGCGAAGTCTTCGGCAGCGGCACCGCCGCCGTGATATCGCCCGTGGGTGAACTCCGCCACGGCGGCAAAACGCTGACGGTGAACGGCGGCAACATCGGGCCGCTGGCGCAGCGGCTGTATGACGCTATCACCGCCATCCAATACGGAGAAGCCGAAGACACCTTCGGGTGGATGGAGAAAGTGGTTTGA
- a CDS encoding AbrB/MazE/SpoVT family DNA-binding domain-containing protein has translation METYKTKLSEGGRVVIPAKARKALGINIGDDIVIRVDKTGDATISSVRRSVERAQRIVAKYVKGKKSLADELVEERRREGKDERG, from the coding sequence ATGGAAACATACAAAACCAAACTCTCTGAAGGCGGCCGGGTGGTGATCCCCGCCAAGGCGCGCAAGGCGCTCGGCATAAACATCGGCGATGATATCGTCATCCGCGTGGATAAAACGGGCGATGCGACTATCAGCAGCGTCCGGCGTTCCGTGGAGCGGGCTCAGCGAATCGTCGCCAAGTACGTCAAAGGCAAAAAGTCCCTCGCGGACGAACTGGTAGAGGAACGCCGGCGCGAGGGTAAGGATGAGCGCGGCTGA
- a CDS encoding flavoprotein: protein MGGKTLAKIAWGITGAGHFLRESLEAAAGLGDVDFFASEAGAEVLKLYGAAPPSPPRIDKSASTLACRAFAAGTYDLLVIAPATSNSVAKFVHGISDTMITTLFAQAGKCRVPIVVLPTDVEEVIDTMGATKPIRLYARPVDLENVEKLKTFPGVKVAATPEELSAAIAEVISLKR from the coding sequence ATGGGAGGAAAGACGTTGGCGAAGATCGCATGGGGCATAACCGGCGCGGGACATTTTTTGCGCGAGTCGCTGGAAGCGGCCGCCGGGCTGGGCGATGTGGATTTCTTCGCCTCGGAAGCGGGGGCGGAGGTGTTGAAGCTCTACGGCGCCGCGCCGCCATCGCCGCCGCGCATAGACAAGAGCGCCAGCACGCTCGCCTGCCGCGCCTTTGCCGCGGGGACATACGATCTGCTGGTGATAGCCCCGGCCACGTCGAACTCCGTTGCAAAGTTCGTCCACGGCATCAGCGATACGATGATAACCACGCTCTTCGCGCAGGCGGGCAAGTGCCGCGTCCCCATCGTGGTGCTGCCGACCGACGTGGAGGAGGTCATCGACACGATGGGAGCCACGAAGCCGATACGGCTTTACGCGCGCCCGGTCGACCTTGAAAATGTGGAGAAGCTGAAGACGTTTCCCGGTGTCAAGGTAGCCGCCACGCCGGAGGAACTATCCGCCGCCATCGCCGAGGTTATTTCACTGAAGAGGTGA
- a CDS encoding type II toxin-antitoxin system VapC family toxin: protein MSAADGAVLDASAVLAVLRAEPGQDAVVAAMASGETLICAVNYSEVIGRLVARGTPEREAVGAVDELGLTVTPFDKPLAEIAGALYSKTAAAGLSLGDRACLALSQQTGWPALTTDKAWAGLKFHPKIRLIR, encoded by the coding sequence ATGAGCGCGGCTGACGGCGCCGTACTGGACGCCTCGGCCGTCCTTGCCGTATTGCGCGCCGAGCCGGGACAGGATGCGGTGGTGGCGGCAATGGCTTCCGGCGAAACCCTTATTTGCGCCGTGAATTACAGCGAAGTGATCGGGCGGCTCGTGGCCCGCGGCACACCCGAACGCGAAGCGGTGGGCGCGGTGGACGAGTTGGGCCTGACGGTAACGCCGTTCGACAAACCGTTGGCGGAGATCGCCGGCGCGTTGTACTCCAAAACCGCCGCCGCGGGGCTTTCGTTGGGAGACCGGGCCTGCCTAGCTCTTTCCCAGCAGACCGGCTGGCCCGCGCTCACCACCGACAAGGCGTGGGCGGGCCTAAAATTTCATCCAAAGATACGGCTGATCCGGTAA